From the genome of Streptomyces sp. NBC_01304:
GAGGGAGCTGATTGCGGCTTCTCGGATGAGAGCGGAGAGGCTGGCCATCACTCCCTGGGTGCGCAGGTGGATGTAGTCGGCGTGGCGCACGAGTGTCCCGGGCCGGTGTCGGCTCAGCCGCAATGCCAGCTCCATGTCGCCCAGCAGCTTGCGCCACATTGCTTTCTGTTCGGCGGTGCCGTTCATCAGCGGGGGAGTGCGCAGCATCTTGAAGCGGGCGGCCAGTTGTGCACCGCGGGGCCCGGTCAGCAGGGGAGATCTCTCCACGTCGACGCCGGCCAGTACGAACGTCGCTGGCACGCGTTCGGCGAGGGTTTTGAGCTGGTCGGAGGTATCGGCGCCAGGCTGTGTCCGGGTGTTGAGCAGGTGCACGTCGTCGATGAACACCAGCCGAGTGCGCCGTTCGTACAGGACGTGGCAAACGGCATCGGTGATGACGGTCTCCGTCATCCGGCTGTGGAGAGGAATGCCAAGAAAACGAGCGAACTGCATGACCAGGCCCTTAGGCGTGTACGAGGGCGGGATGGCTGCGAAGACCACGGGCAGATAGTTCGTGCGGCCGGGGCTGCGGCGCCGCTCGTTGCGTTCGAATTCCCGGCCCAGTTCCATCAGCGTCGTGGACTTTCCGGCCCCGGGGGGCCCAGAAATGATCAGTCCGCGCCGTGCCGTGCCCTGCTGACGGTTGTTGAGCAGGAGTAGCAGCTTCAACTGCTGCAGGGCCTGTTCCATGGAGCCGGTCTTCAGCATCACGAACTCGGAGTGGTACTCCAGTAGCGCCTTGCGGTTCCAGGAGAGGTCGTGCACCGGCGGGGCCGGCCGTCGGGCCTGGCCCGTATATGCCTGCCACAGAGTGCAGTTGGTGATTGGGCTGAGGGCGAGCAGCTCCTTGTCGGCGAAGCCGCCATCGTCCGCGAAGCCGACTACGGCAGCCATGGGTTCTCCTGCGGGTCGGTGTCGGTAAGGAGCAGGGACCCGTCGGCGACCGGGCTGCCGACGGGGGAGGGGCCTTCGTCGTCCTCGTCGGGGATGATCTCTTCGTCGATTTCCGGTGCGGCGTACACACCGGCCAACCCGAACGACAGGGTGGGGGTGCTCAGTACGTCGAGTTCGCTCGCCGGTACGGGGACCGCGCCGCAGGCGCGGGATGTGGCCATCACCCGCCGCTCCGTCCGCGACAGCCCGCCCTTTCCGGAGGCCCGCTTGAGGAAATCGTCCAGTGCCAGGGCGAGTTGCCCCTCGTGCTCCTCGCGCGAGGCGGTCCGCTGGACGGTCGCGCAGATGTGCTGCCAGATGTGATGGGTGAAGGGAAGACTCACCGAAGTGGCGTGAATCCAGGGCACTTCGCGGAACCCGTCGTCCAGCCGAACCCAGATCCGGGACGGGTCGTAGGGGTTGTGGTGCACCTCCCACAGGCCGTCTTTCTTCGACACCGTCCCGTGGCCGTCGTGCAGACACGGGGCGTCGTAGGTGCGGTAGTCGAACCGGATTCCAGCATCGGTGACCGGCTGCCAGCGCACCGGCAGCAGTTCCACGTAGTCCTCTGAGCCTAGTGGGACGGGCACATACCCGGCCACCGGCAGCAACGCCGCCCACATCTGGTTCGGAGTGAGGGGCTTCTTCGGCATCATCGGATGGCGAAGGCCCTCATGCGGACGGTGGTGCCAGTGCACGAGGAATTCGTTGAACAGGTCCTGCAACTCGTGCAGTGTCCACAGCGGTTCCTGCTCCACCGCGGTGCCCCGCTCGGACACATTCGATCCGGTGTGGCCCGGCAGCCACTGGCAGAACAGGGAGTTGATCGAGCCGAAGGTGCGTTCCTCATTGCCCTTGGCCGGCCCGTTGGCCGGCGGCACGGGTTGCACAGAGATCCCCAGACTTTCGCACGCTGCCAGCGTGGCGGGAGAGATGAACACCTTGCCCTGGTCCACCACTACCGTCTTGGGCATGATGACCGGGCGTGCAGCGGCGTCCTTGAGCCGTTCGTCCAGACTCAGCAGCCGCTCGTGGGGGATGACCGAGGAGGCCATCGACAGCGTGGCGGGCCAGCCGGGCCGCATGGTCATCGGCGTCATCATCTGCGCCAGCAAGACCGCCACATCGGTCAGTTTGGTTCCCGGCGGCCGCAGAATGCCCCACAGGCCGCGGATCGCCACGTCCAGGGCCGTGGTCAGCTCCGGCCGCGCCACCACTCCGTCGTCCAGCACACACAAGACATCCAGCGGGGTGCTGTCTGTCATCACCAGCTCACCGGGCCGCAGCGCCACCGTAGGTGTGAACGGCGGTTTCGGGCGTGCGGCCCGGGCACGCCGCTGTGCCACCGTGCCCTCCAGGCCCAGCGCCGCCTCCACGCTGTCCAGGAGCCTGTTGAACGTGGACTGGGGCGGGACTTCCACCGCGCCCGGGCCATGCTGCGCATCCAGTTGCCACTGCACCTCACGGCGCATCCGCTTCTTCCAGCCCCGAGACCGGGAGCGCAGCGCCTCCTTGCCCAGCAGCGTGCGTACCGCCTCGAGCACCTGAGCATCGGCCTGGCTGGGTGGCGCTGCGCTGCGGCGCTTGGGCACCAGGGCCCACACCCCGCCCGCACCGTAGCGGGCACGCCACCTGCGGACCGTGGCACGGCTGACGTTCTCCCAGCCCTGTGCGGTCAGTTCGTCGGCCTTGGCGTGTTCCCGTTGTTCCAGTGTCGTGGCCGCCAGGTCGTACTGAGGCTTCGCCGGGCCTTGCGGGTTCGGTGTGGGGTAACCGGTCTCCACCTCACGGACGTGCCGTTCGATGGCGTAGGCACGCTGCTGCTGGCCTTCGGGCACGGCTGCCAGCAGGCCCGTCTGGGGCACGCGAAGGCGGGGTGGACCGCCGACCACCCCGAAGGAGGGATCGCCCAGCAGCGCAGCCAGGCCGAACACCGCCAGCCCACCAGCCTCCTGGGTCTCGCTGAGCCAGACCCGCGCCTCGGGGGCCAGGCTCGCCTCGATCCCAGCAACGGTCCACTCACGGCCGTCATAGCGCACAGCAGCGCCGATGCCTGGCGCCAGCCGGTTCACCGGTGCTCCTTCGCCGAGGTAGAAGACGCCACGGCGACGACCCGCTCGTGCAGTGGCACCTCCAGCGGTGCACGCAGCAGTCCGCTCCACAGGGCATGAAACACCGCCGGCCACACCGCGATCGGATCACCCAGCGCACGTACTCCCTCGACCAGCGGTGTGGGATGTTGGAAGCGCTCGACAACATGCGCCAACAGCCCGCCCGCACACCGCGGATGCCGGTAGTCGGCGAGCCAGCGCACATTGGCCTCCACAGTCGGCGCCGGCGGCCCGACCAGCCGGTAGTGCCAGCCGACCACACCGACCGCGGTCTCCACCTGCACGGCCCGCCGGGCTAGACGCCGACCGGCCCCGGACCGGCTGGCGCAGTCCATCAGGAGCCCACTGCCATCCGCGAGGCGCGCCATCAGATGCGGGGCGTGCGACACGACCTTCCCGCCCCTGCCCCGCCACAGCAGCTCTACCGGCCGGCAGGCCAGAGCGACCACCTGAGGGTCGCGATCGAGCATCATCACCTGGGTACGCATCGCCCCGAACCCGTACTGCACCATCTGCCCGGACGTCGCCGCCCACCACCATCCCGGCGCGATCCGCCGCCCCCGCAACACCGGGAAATCCCGCACCGGGCGACACTCCTCCAGCGCCAACTCGCCGCCGGCCTGGAGCCAGGGCATCACCCGCTGGACACCGGATGCATCCACAAACCGCGCCTCCATCAGCGCGAGGTCA
Proteins encoded in this window:
- a CDS encoding ATP-binding protein, which encodes MAAVVGFADDGGFADKELLALSPITNCTLWQAYTGQARRPAPPVHDLSWNRKALLEYHSEFVMLKTGSMEQALQQLKLLLLLNNRQQGTARRGLIISGPPGAGKSTTLMELGREFERNERRRSPGRTNYLPVVFAAIPPSYTPKGLVMQFARFLGIPLHSRMTETVITDAVCHVLYERRTRLVFIDDVHLLNTRTQPGADTSDQLKTLAERVPATFVLAGVDVERSPLLTGPRGAQLAARFKMLRTPPLMNGTAEQKAMWRKLLGDMELALRLSRHRPGTLVRHADYIHLRTQGVMASLSALIREAAISSLEDGSHAITKKLLSQVVLDIQATNAQRAAPGRKTA
- a CDS encoding transposase, which translates into the protein MNRLAPGIGAAVRYDGREWTVAGIEASLAPEARVWLSETQEAGGLAVFGLAALLGDPSFGVVGGPPRLRVPQTGLLAAVPEGQQQRAYAIERHVREVETGYPTPNPQGPAKPQYDLAATTLEQREHAKADELTAQGWENVSRATVRRWRARYGAGGVWALVPKRRSAAPPSQADAQVLEAVRTLLGKEALRSRSRGWKKRMRREVQWQLDAQHGPGAVEVPPQSTFNRLLDSVEAALGLEGTVAQRRARAARPKPPFTPTVALRPGELVMTDSTPLDVLCVLDDGVVARPELTTALDVAIRGLWGILRPPGTKLTDVAVLLAQMMTPMTMRPGWPATLSMASSVIPHERLLSLDERLKDAAARPVIMPKTVVVDQGKVFISPATLAACESLGISVQPVPPANGPAKGNEERTFGSINSLFCQWLPGHTGSNVSERGTAVEQEPLWTLHELQDLFNEFLVHWHHRPHEGLRHPMMPKKPLTPNQMWAALLPVAGYVPVPLGSEDYVELLPVRWQPVTDAGIRFDYRTYDAPCLHDGHGTVSKKDGLWEVHHNPYDPSRIWVRLDDGFREVPWIHATSVSLPFTHHIWQHICATVQRTASREEHEGQLALALDDFLKRASGKGGLSRTERRVMATSRACGAVPVPASELDVLSTPTLSFGLAGVYAAPEIDEEIIPDEDDEGPSPVGSPVADGSLLLTDTDPQENPWLP
- a CDS encoding TnsA-like heteromeric transposase endonuclease subunit; protein product: MSGMLVGEHGQQPEAVHAASSLRPSRVDLALMEARFVDASGVQRVMPWLQAGGELALEECRPVRDFPVLRGRRIAPGWWWAATSGQMVQYGFGAMRTQVMMLDRDPQVVALACRPVELLWRGRGGKVVSHAPHLMARLADGSGLLMDCASRSGAGRRLARRAVQVETAVGVVGWHYRLVGPPAPTVEANVRWLADYRHPRCAGGLLAHVVERFQHPTPLVEGVRALGDPIAVWPAVFHALWSGLLRAPLEVPLHERVVAVASSTSAKEHR